One segment of Nostoc sp. UHCC 0302 DNA contains the following:
- a CDS encoding LysR family transcriptional regulator gives MNLEDIELFLALVKNELNFSRTAESLNGIDQPNLGRHIRQLEKDLGYSKIPCILIDRKQRKLTSAGEVFNKDAVEIVRLLKQAKERAFRASCGEDIRQLVIAVNSSITNSVLPVVLQTFRSQRPDVKLVLCESPPQDQIQQLLDYQIDIAFNYLPLDEHPDLIYVPILQEPLVIALSESHKLADEAQIPLKALADESFVLPSPDIVHFYKQIIDFCKQVFGREPEIVQQATWMLTVLSLVAGGVGVSLLLKNAQNIQRQGVVYRLIKGIEADKLKIQTVALMRRNEQSAVLNEFIEIVKNIVLQKSLGK, from the coding sequence ATGAATCTAGAAGATATAGAGCTTTTTCTTGCTTTAGTAAAAAATGAACTCAATTTCAGTCGGACTGCTGAAAGTTTAAACGGTATTGACCAACCAAATTTAGGTAGGCATATTCGTCAATTAGAAAAGGACTTGGGATACTCAAAGATTCCATGTATACTTATTGACCGGAAACAACGAAAATTAACATCTGCCGGAGAAGTCTTTAACAAAGATGCTGTTGAGATTGTAAGGCTGCTCAAACAGGCAAAAGAACGAGCATTTAGAGCTAGTTGCGGAGAGGACATAAGACAGTTAGTTATTGCAGTTAATAGCTCAATTACTAACAGTGTTCTACCAGTAGTACTGCAAACTTTTCGTAGCCAGCGTCCTGATGTCAAGCTAGTTCTATGCGAGTCACCGCCCCAAGACCAAATACAGCAGTTGCTAGATTATCAAATTGACATTGCGTTTAATTATTTACCCTTGGATGAGCATCCTGATTTAATTTATGTGCCTATTTTGCAAGAGCCACTAGTGATTGCTTTATCTGAGTCACACAAACTAGCAGATGAAGCTCAAATTCCGCTCAAAGCATTAGCGGATGAATCTTTTGTCTTACCTTCACCAGATATAGTCCACTTTTATAAGCAAATTATCGACTTTTGTAAACAGGTTTTTGGTCGGGAACCAGAAATTGTGCAACAAGCAACTTGGATGCTAACTGTATTGAGCTTAGTCGCAGGTGGTGTTGGGGTGTCATTACTGTTGAAGAATGCCCAAAATATTCAGCGTCAGGGAGTTGTTTATAGACTAATTAAAGGAATTGAAGCAGACAAATTAAAAATCCAGACTGTTGCACTAATGCGGCGCAATGAGCAATCTGCTGTTTTAAATGAGTTTATAGAGATTGTCAAAAATATAGTATTACAGAAAAGCTTAGGAAAGTAA
- a CDS encoding right-handed parallel beta-helix repeat-containing protein, which yields MTTRTVTTTADTGTGSLRAAIFASINGDSIVFAPALAGQTLTVGSTLIIAKNITVDASAAPMFTISGNNAFRCMALGQGTTITIKGLTFINGYMTGSFTAGGLTTSSYCNTTVLNCTFRGNKGDTSGAIHAGFQSKLVVRNNLFENNDGTQANNGFAAGGIATRNRGSLEVYNCDFFNNKGVVGGAIYRSLGGLIVEDSEFGGNTSKQGGGAIYTDGFGQDSETVANRVGGLGRLSRCYFHNNIALAGNGGAVNFFDYYPDTSVVEDCIITDNECRGTYYGGGIRLAGTTQLLRTTIASNISARDAGGLWLDGYINGSTATVTLIQVTFSANSAVRNGGAISINGSAKISATFDNITAKDNLAAGSGFMWNPVGSYVVSDSVFDRNSGTNGQQIAYTLTEGGGNYSYPAVSGTGKKITPSITQVDPLLDVLTTTGRPKHPKLVNSPIGTSGDL from the coding sequence GCTGATACTGGCACAGGCTCTTTACGTGCGGCTATTTTTGCAAGTATAAATGGAGACTCAATAGTGTTTGCTCCTGCATTAGCTGGTCAGACATTGACCGTAGGTAGCACACTGATCATCGCCAAGAATATTACAGTAGATGCCAGTGCTGCACCTATGTTTACTATTAGTGGTAACAATGCTTTCCGGTGTATGGCACTGGGTCAGGGTACAACCATCACCATTAAAGGTCTGACCTTTATTAATGGCTACATGACTGGTAGTTTTACGGCTGGAGGCTTAACAACCTCTAGTTACTGCAATACCACAGTGTTAAACTGTACCTTTAGAGGTAACAAAGGTGACACAAGTGGGGCTATACACGCAGGTTTTCAAAGTAAGTTAGTTGTACGTAATAACCTATTTGAGAATAATGATGGTACTCAAGCAAATAATGGCTTCGCGGCTGGTGGTATCGCCACTAGAAACCGAGGCTCTTTAGAGGTATATAACTGCGACTTTTTCAACAACAAGGGCGTTGTGGGCGGTGCTATTTACCGATCTCTTGGTGGTCTTATAGTTGAAGACTCAGAGTTTGGAGGCAACACATCTAAACAGGGTGGCGGTGCTATTTATACAGACGGTTTTGGTCAAGACTCAGAGACCGTAGCTAACCGAGTAGGTGGCTTAGGTCGTCTAAGCCGTTGCTACTTCCATAACAATATTGCGTTGGCTGGCAACGGTGGAGCGGTTAACTTCTTTGACTATTACCCTGATACTTCAGTAGTTGAAGACTGTATTATCACTGACAATGAGTGCCGTGGTACTTATTACGGTGGAGGCATCCGACTAGCAGGTACAACTCAGCTATTAAGAACCACTATCGCCAGTAACATATCTGCTAGAGATGCAGGTGGCTTATGGCTAGATGGTTATATCAATGGATCTACTGCCACTGTAACCCTGATTCAAGTTACGTTTTCTGCTAACTCAGCAGTACGCAACGGTGGGGCTATTTCCATTAATGGTAGTGCCAAGATATCAGCCACCTTTGACAACATAACCGCTAAGGATAACCTAGCGGCTGGTAGTGGTTTCATGTGGAACCCTGTAGGCTCTTATGTAGTCTCTGACTCCGTTTTTGACCGTAACTCAGGCACTAATGGGCAACAGATCGCCTATACCCTTACTGAGGGTGGCGGTAACTATAGTTACCCTGCTGTATCGGGTACAGGTAAGAAAATAACCCCTAGTATCACTCAGGTAGATCCATTGCTAGATGTGCTTACTACCACAGGTAGACCTAAGCATCCTAAGCTAGTAAATAGTCCTATTGGAACATCAGGTGACTTATAA
- a CDS encoding transposase codes for MLSSPVVEELIEELQSAEIIHLDETPWYEKGKYRWLWVAITSTIAVFHIGSRRKEELLCLITSAFVGWLITDGYGAYINYPKRQHCLAHLIRKAIALTEAVDREVADLGQWLLEELRELIHELATGDGDKDETDSNPARLYRVCRLATGVEHTKLKALAKEILADWDAVVACFYHPQLPPTNNEAERALRHAVIARRLSYGTRTSEGSLAYCSVLSVIETCRLRKVDPWSYIAQVLTQARRGIKHPPIPVAS; via the coding sequence ATGCTTAGTTCCCCGGTAGTTGAGGAATTAATTGAAGAATTGCAATCGGCAGAAATAATCCACCTTGACGAAACACCCTGGTATGAAAAGGGGAAATATCGATGGTTATGGGTAGCTATTACAAGTACAATTGCAGTTTTCCACATCGGTAGTCGTCGCAAAGAAGAATTGTTGTGTCTGATAACCTCGGCATTTGTGGGATGGTTAATAACTGATGGCTATGGGGCTTATATTAATTACCCTAAACGCCAACATTGTTTAGCTCATCTCATCCGCAAAGCGATCGCTTTGACCGAAGCTGTAGATCGGGAGGTAGCGGATTTGGGGCAGTGGCTATTAGAAGAACTAAGGGAACTAATACATGAGCTTGCCACTGGCGACGGGGATAAGGATGAAACCGACTCAAACCCCGCTCGCCTTTATCGAGTCTGCCGATTGGCTACGGGAGTCGAGCATACCAAGTTAAAAGCTCTAGCAAAAGAGATTTTAGCTGACTGGGATGCTGTGGTTGCGTGTTTTTATCATCCGCAATTACCACCGACCAATAATGAAGCAGAACGGGCTTTAAGACATGCTGTTATTGCCCGACGTCTTAGCTATGGAACTCGCACTAGTGAAGGTAGTTTAGCTTATTGCTCTGTTTTGAGTGTTATTGAAACTTGCAGGCTGAGAAAAGTTGACCCTTGGAGTTATATTGCTCAAGTTCTAACCCAAGCTCGTAGAGGTATAAAACATCCTCCTATTCCTGTTGCTTCTTAA
- a CDS encoding tyrosine-type recombinase/integrase: MTTTLAQVTTAFFSRQGLATSTLKSYEQTLLSLLKAHGRLPIELVDRQLLKDYLQSLDDLSYTTHNRHQAIISALFNFAVEEGYIQSNPVGRLSQRKPERARGEHKTDEIIRYFTPAGLDVLYAGVKKSNARLEAIVYLLHRTGARIGELLSLQLSELNFEQRKFQVVGKGNKQRWCFYSEDADNALQDYIKYYRHKNSTALFTAQHPTTKVVTPVSYRTVNADWRKVVDQHEELKETRLHDLRHTFATERVGLMAIEELRALMGHENIQTTLRYQKITSSRAELVAKTALNSLVRSI; encoded by the coding sequence TTGACAACTACATTAGCACAAGTTACTACAGCTTTCTTTTCCCGGCAAGGATTAGCTACAAGTACACTTAAATCTTACGAGCAAACACTACTATCTTTGCTAAAAGCACATGGCAGGCTACCTATAGAACTAGTAGACCGTCAGCTCCTAAAAGATTATCTTCAGAGTTTAGATGATTTAAGCTACACAACACACAATCGTCACCAAGCAATAATCAGCGCCCTGTTTAATTTTGCTGTTGAGGAAGGTTATATCCAATCAAATCCTGTAGGCCGATTAAGTCAGAGGAAACCAGAGCGTGCGCGAGGAGAGCATAAAACAGACGAAATCATACGTTATTTCACACCAGCTGGCTTAGATGTCTTGTATGCAGGTGTGAAGAAGTCGAATGCAAGGTTAGAGGCGATAGTTTACTTGCTACATCGAACTGGAGCCAGAATTGGAGAATTATTATCTCTACAGTTATCAGAACTAAATTTTGAGCAACGCAAATTTCAAGTGGTTGGTAAAGGCAACAAACAACGCTGGTGTTTTTATAGCGAAGATGCAGATAATGCTTTACAAGACTATATTAAATATTATCGTCATAAAAATAGTACAGCATTATTCACTGCCCAGCACCCGACGACTAAAGTTGTAACCCCAGTTTCGTACAGAACAGTGAATGCAGACTGGAGGAAAGTAGTAGATCAACATGAAGAACTCAAAGAAACTCGGCTACATGACCTGCGTCATACTTTTGCTACCGAACGGGTTGGTCTGATGGCGATTGAAGAGTTAAGGGCGCTGATGGGACATGAAAATATTCAAACTACTTTACGCTACCAGAAAATAACGTCTTCTAGAGCAGAATTAGTAGCTAAGACAGCTTTAAATAGTTTAGTTAGAAGTATATAA
- a CDS encoding aspartoacylase, with protein sequence MRETKEITNYLIKFVMIIGGIHGNELIGVYLIKLFEKVPHLIQRPSFESSTLLANPKAVAECRRHIEKDLNRSFNREDLNDPTLSTFEDKLAKQIYKNLKSQNQSQISMFVDLHSTTANMGLTLILVKLHPWLLQLAVYLSSINPEVRVIYIPSNAANNVLISQCELGFAIEVGPVPQGVLDAVLFQKTKEIVYAILDYLQAFNQGLTQSNTNTLTLYEYVGTVDYPRNEHGEIQAMIHPQLQSRDFAPLNPGEPIFLAFDEEIITYKGASTIYPIFINEAAYYEQGTAMCLTNKRQIVVEAL encoded by the coding sequence ATGAGAGAAACCAAAGAAATTACCAACTATTTAATTAAGTTTGTAATGATTATTGGTGGAATACATGGGAATGAGCTTATAGGAGTATATCTAATTAAACTCTTTGAGAAAGTTCCCCACTTAATTCAACGACCTAGCTTTGAATCATCTACATTGTTAGCTAATCCCAAAGCTGTTGCAGAATGCAGACGTCATATTGAGAAAGATTTAAACCGCAGCTTTAATCGTGAAGACCTAAACGATCCGACACTCTCTACTTTTGAAGATAAGCTAGCAAAGCAAATTTACAAAAATCTTAAATCTCAAAATCAATCACAAATAAGTATGTTTGTAGATTTGCACAGTACAACTGCAAACATGGGGTTGACTTTAATTCTAGTCAAACTTCATCCTTGGTTGTTGCAGCTAGCAGTATATTTGAGTTCAATCAATCCAGAAGTGAGGGTTATTTATATACCATCTAATGCGGCAAATAACGTTTTGATTTCTCAATGCGAATTAGGTTTTGCGATTGAAGTAGGGCCAGTACCTCAAGGCGTGTTGGATGCAGTTTTATTTCAGAAAACAAAGGAAATAGTTTATGCCATTTTGGACTATTTACAAGCATTCAATCAAGGTTTAACCCAGTCTAATACCAATACGCTCACACTGTATGAATATGTAGGAACTGTGGATTATCCCAGAAATGAGCATGGAGAGATTCAAGCAATGATTCACCCACAACTTCAGTCTAGAGATTTTGCGCCTTTAAATCCTGGAGAGCCAATATTTCTTGCTTTTGACGAAGAAATAATTACATATAAAGGTGCATCGACTATTTACCCAATTTTCATTAATGAAGCCGCTTATTACGAGCAAGGCACTGCCATGTGTTTAACTAACAAGCGACAAATTGTTGTAGAGGCATTATGA
- a CDS encoding helix-turn-helix transcriptional regulator encodes MTPPNPKKRWQSTLKEYAPAFRKRQNDLAVKAGIHLQSIGKIERGMTTKLNSKSQRGLAVALQVPPEYLDAVVRGVAVVTSDVIRFCSHCWTPGTAVEEIWLSPLLTSPVPNAIAGLIPGRFHYSLLNCY; translated from the coding sequence ATAACACCCCCCAACCCCAAGAAACGCTGGCAGAGTACGTTAAAAGAATACGCACCAGCCTTTCGCAAGCGTCAAAATGATTTAGCGGTAAAGGCAGGTATTCACCTCCAGAGTATAGGTAAGATTGAACGAGGGATGACTACCAAGCTCAATAGCAAAAGTCAGCGTGGGTTAGCGGTTGCATTGCAAGTTCCACCGGAGTACCTTGATGCTGTTGTCCGCGGTGTTGCTGTCGTCACGTCAGATGTAATAAGATTTTGCTCCCACTGTTGGACTCCAGGCACGGCTGTTGAAGAAATATGGTTATCACCGTTATTAACTTCGCCAGTGCCAAACGCAATCGCAGGCTTAATCCCCGGTCGTTTCCATTATTCGCTTCTAAATTGTTATTGA
- a CDS encoding response regulator codes for MNKAEHTILLVSDVPTQLLIKHMLEQALLDQVFVLIMHSKIQAVYYLEEILSNTHNYCSSLPVVILIDLNLTVLSDFELLKWLKQHSILIHIPVVVMKNSEDKDQVLEAMNLGANSYFCKSRSLNSLVYLVKAFLPSYQIMDDF; via the coding sequence ATGAATAAAGCTGAACACACTATTCTACTAGTCTCTGACGTTCCTACACAACTTTTAATTAAGCATATGCTTGAGCAGGCGTTGTTAGACCAGGTTTTTGTCTTGATAATGCACTCCAAAATCCAAGCTGTATATTATCTTGAAGAGATACTTTCTAATACTCACAACTACTGCTCTTCTCTACCTGTGGTAATATTAATAGATTTAAATTTAACTGTCCTGTCAGATTTCGAGTTACTCAAGTGGCTCAAGCAACATTCAATATTGATACATATACCAGTTGTGGTTATGAAAAACTCAGAAGATAAAGACCAAGTTTTAGAAGCAATGAATTTAGGCGCTAACTCTTACTTTTGTAAATCGCGCTCACTCAATAGTTTAGTCTATCTTGTGAAGGCTTTTTTGCCTAGCTATCAGATAATGGATGATTTTTAA